The following proteins are encoded in a genomic region of Rubrobacter xylanophilus DSM 9941:
- a CDS encoding DNA-directed RNA polymerase subunit beta': MQALERDIDINRLEKISIGLASADEIREWSRGEVTKPETINYRTLRPEKDGLFDERIFGPTKDWECYCGKYKRIRFKGIICERCGVEVTRARVRRDRMGHIELAAPVAHVWFVKGVPSRMGYLLDISPKDLDRVLYFASSIVTWVDREGRANDIDRLRQQVEEEIRQIEQDRDEEITAAQALLTKRISVIKGESSPDELTEDYADVPEEEREEAIARARREAEETIEDIKRSMDEQIELIRRAWEEFQTLEPRQIVDDEELFREMKDRFGDEYGYGVYFRGGMGAEAIRDLIRQVDLEKEARELRQVVGESRGQKRQKAIKRLKVVDAFRTSGNKPEWMILDAIPVLPPDLRPMVQLDGGRFATSDLNDLYRRVINRNNRLKRLLDLGAPDVIVNNEKRMLQEAVDALFDNGRRGRAVTGAGNRPLKSLSDMLKGKQGRFRQNLLGKRVDYSGRSVIVVGPQLEMHQCGLPRLMAVELFKPFVMKVLVDRALAPNIRSAKQMVERLRPEVWDVLEDVIKEHPVLLNRAPTLHRLGIQAFEPVLVEGKAIQIHPLVCAAFNADFDGDQMAVHVPLSPEAQAEARILMLSTQNILKPADGFPVAVPSQDMVLGLYYITYAGEDFEEREPKALLASYAEADNAYREGSLRLHDKVILRREGERIETTLGRVLFNESIERTLRGYLGDAYNPAAYRFVNHELKKGEIKQLVQQYVERYPTELVSQLLDTLKHVGFHTATLAGISIGKNDIVVPEQKREILEKYEKLVEEVEEQWEAGFISDEERAERVIGLWTQAKNEVEEAMKANLWKLNPIYMMANSGARGSYSQITQLAGMRGLMTNAKGEIIDEPVKSNFMEGLTVLEYFTSTHGARKGQADTALRTADSGYLTRRLVDVAQDVVIREEDCGTDGYIELPLYLEDGQGDPNDSVAARYLARDLVNPETGEVVAEAGTDITRPLFEAWLEELPRETKVPVRTPTKCENPHGVCQKCYGRSLATNRPVDVGEAVGIIAAQSIGEPGTQLTMRTFHTGGVSGVEDITAGLPRVVELFEARHPKGEAVISDIDGIVSLEETDSERLVRVVVTAPDGSEAREYRVERQLLRPEIVDGAEIRANTPITEGSLYPHQILENDLRYGRGTTATERYLVDEVQKVYRAQGVDIHDKHIEIIVRQMLRKVLVEEPGDTRFLPEQVADRFSVLAENERVEEEGGRPAEFHTILMGITKASLATESFLSAASFQETARVLTDAAIEGKVDNLTGLKENVIIGKLIPAATGLPKYRRLTVTVEGYRADDVDELDIAAS; encoded by the coding sequence GTGCAGGCTTTGGAGCGCGATATCGACATAAACAGGCTAGAGAAGATCTCCATCGGCCTCGCCTCGGCCGATGAGATCCGGGAGTGGTCCCGCGGCGAGGTCACCAAGCCGGAGACCATAAACTACCGGACGCTGCGGCCGGAGAAGGATGGCCTGTTCGACGAGCGCATCTTCGGTCCCACCAAGGACTGGGAGTGCTACTGCGGCAAGTACAAGAGGATCCGCTTCAAGGGCATCATCTGCGAGCGCTGCGGGGTGGAGGTTACCCGGGCGCGCGTCCGGCGCGACCGGATGGGCCACATCGAGCTGGCCGCCCCGGTGGCGCACGTGTGGTTCGTGAAGGGCGTGCCCAGCCGGATGGGGTATCTGCTGGACATCAGCCCCAAGGATCTCGACCGGGTGCTCTACTTCGCCAGCTCCATCGTCACCTGGGTCGACCGGGAGGGCCGGGCCAACGACATCGACCGGCTCCGGCAGCAGGTGGAGGAGGAGATCCGGCAGATAGAGCAGGACCGGGACGAGGAGATCACCGCCGCCCAGGCCCTGCTCACCAAGCGGATCAGCGTGATCAAGGGCGAGAGCAGCCCGGACGAGCTCACCGAGGACTACGCGGACGTTCCCGAGGAGGAGCGTGAGGAGGCCATAGCCCGGGCCCGGCGGGAGGCCGAGGAGACCATCGAGGACATCAAGCGCTCGATGGACGAGCAGATCGAGCTCATCCGCCGGGCGTGGGAGGAGTTCCAGACGCTCGAGCCGCGCCAGATCGTGGACGACGAGGAGCTCTTCCGCGAGATGAAGGACCGCTTCGGGGACGAGTACGGCTACGGCGTGTACTTCCGGGGCGGCATGGGTGCCGAGGCCATCCGGGACCTGATCCGCCAGGTGGACCTGGAGAAGGAGGCGCGGGAGCTGCGGCAGGTCGTGGGCGAGTCCCGCGGCCAGAAGCGCCAGAAGGCCATAAAGCGCTTGAAGGTGGTGGACGCCTTCCGCACCAGCGGCAACAAGCCGGAGTGGATGATCCTCGATGCCATCCCTGTGCTGCCGCCGGATCTCAGGCCGATGGTGCAGCTGGACGGCGGCCGGTTCGCCACCAGCGACCTCAACGACCTCTACCGCAGGGTCATAAACCGGAACAACCGCCTCAAGCGGCTGCTGGACCTCGGCGCGCCGGACGTCATCGTCAACAACGAGAAGCGGATGCTGCAGGAGGCCGTCGACGCCCTCTTCGACAACGGACGCCGCGGCCGGGCGGTCACCGGCGCGGGCAACCGGCCCCTGAAGTCCCTCTCGGACATGCTCAAGGGCAAGCAGGGCCGCTTCCGGCAGAACCTGCTGGGCAAGCGCGTGGACTACTCCGGCCGCTCGGTCATCGTGGTCGGCCCGCAGCTGGAGATGCACCAGTGCGGCCTGCCGCGCCTGATGGCGGTCGAGCTGTTCAAGCCGTTCGTGATGAAGGTGCTGGTCGACCGCGCGCTCGCGCCGAACATCCGCAGCGCCAAGCAGATGGTGGAGCGGCTCAGGCCCGAGGTGTGGGACGTGCTGGAGGACGTGATCAAGGAGCACCCCGTGCTCCTGAACCGCGCCCCCACGCTGCACCGCCTGGGCATCCAGGCCTTCGAGCCGGTCCTGGTGGAGGGGAAGGCCATCCAGATCCACCCGCTGGTCTGCGCGGCGTTCAACGCGGACTTCGACGGCGACCAGATGGCGGTGCACGTGCCCCTGAGCCCCGAGGCGCAGGCCGAGGCGCGCATCCTGATGCTCTCGACTCAGAACATCCTGAAGCCGGCCGACGGCTTCCCGGTGGCCGTGCCCTCCCAGGACATGGTGCTCGGCCTCTACTACATCACCTACGCCGGGGAGGACTTCGAGGAGCGCGAGCCCAAGGCGCTGCTGGCCTCCTACGCCGAGGCGGACAACGCCTACCGCGAGGGCTCGCTCCGGCTGCACGACAAGGTCATCCTCCGGCGCGAGGGCGAGAGGATCGAGACCACCCTCGGGCGGGTACTCTTCAACGAGAGCATCGAGCGCACCCTGCGCGGCTACCTGGGCGACGCCTACAACCCCGCCGCCTACCGCTTCGTCAACCACGAGCTGAAGAAGGGCGAGATAAAGCAGCTCGTCCAGCAGTACGTCGAGCGCTACCCGACCGAGCTAGTCAGCCAGCTCCTCGACACCCTCAAGCACGTGGGCTTCCACACCGCGACGCTCGCCGGCATCTCCATCGGCAAGAACGACATCGTCGTCCCCGAGCAGAAGCGCGAGATCCTCGAGAAGTACGAGAAGCTGGTGGAGGAGGTCGAGGAGCAGTGGGAGGCCGGCTTCATCTCCGATGAGGAGCGCGCCGAGCGGGTCATCGGCCTGTGGACGCAGGCCAAGAACGAGGTCGAGGAGGCCATGAAGGCCAACCTCTGGAAGCTCAACCCGATCTACATGATGGCCAACTCGGGCGCCCGCGGCAGCTACTCCCAGATAACCCAGCTGGCCGGGATGCGCGGCCTGATGACCAACGCGAAGGGCGAGATCATCGACGAGCCGGTGAAGTCCAACTTCATGGAGGGCCTCACGGTGCTGGAGTACTTCACCTCCACACACGGGGCCCGGAAGGGGCAGGCGGACACCGCCCTGCGTACCGCCGACTCGGGCTACCTGACCCGCCGGCTCGTGGACGTCGCCCAGGACGTGGTGATCCGGGAGGAGGACTGCGGCACCGACGGGTACATCGAGCTGCCGCTCTACCTGGAGGACGGGCAGGGCGACCCGAACGACTCCGTGGCCGCCCGCTACCTGGCGCGCGACCTCGTCAACCCGGAGACGGGCGAGGTGGTCGCCGAGGCCGGCACGGACATCACCCGGCCGCTGTTCGAGGCCTGGCTGGAGGAGCTGCCGCGGGAGACGAAGGTGCCGGTCCGCACCCCGACCAAGTGCGAGAACCCGCACGGCGTCTGCCAGAAGTGCTACGGGCGCTCGCTGGCCACCAACCGCCCGGTGGACGTGGGCGAGGCCGTCGGCATCATCGCCGCGCAGTCCATCGGCGAGCCGGGCACCCAGCTCACCATGCGCACCTTCCACACCGGCGGCGTCTCGGGCGTGGAGGACATCACCGCCGGTCTGCCGCGGGTGGTCGAGCTGTTCGAGGCCCGGCACCCGAAGGGCGAGGCGGTCATCAGCGACATCGACGGCATCGTGAGCCTGGAGGAGACCGACTCCGAGCGGCTCGTCAGGGTCGTGGTGACCGCGCCCGACGGCTCCGAGGCCCGCGAGTACCGGGTCGAGCGGCAGCTGCTGCGCCCCGAGATCGTGGACGGCGCCGAGATCCGGGCGAACACCCCGATCACCGAGGGGTCGCTCTACCCGCACCAGATCCTGGAGAACGACCTGCGCTACGGGCGCGGCACCACCGCCACCGAGCGCTACCTGGTCGACGAGGTGCAGAAGGTCTACCGGGCGCAGGGCGTGGACATCCACGACAAGCACATCGAGATCATCGTGCGCCAGATGCTCCGCAAGGTGCTCGTGGAGGAGCCGGGCGACACCAGGTTCCTGCCGGAGCAGGTGGCCGACCGCTTCTCGGTGCTCGCGGAGAACGAGCGGGTCGAGGAGGAGGGCGGACGCCCCGCCGAGTTCCACACGATCCTGATGGGGATCACCAAGGCCTCGCTCGCCACCGAGAGCTTCCTCTCGGCCGCCTCCTTCCAGGAGACCGCCCGCGTCCTGACCGACGCGGCCATCGAGGGCAAGGTGGACAACCTCACCGGCCTGAAGGAGAACGTGATCATCGGCAAGCTCATCCCGGCCGCCACCGGCCTGCCGAAGTACCGCAGGCTCACGGTGACCGTGGAGGGCTACCGGGCCGACGACGTCGACGAGCTGGACATAGCGGCCTCCTGA
- a CDS encoding DNA-directed RNA polymerase subunit beta has product MVTPIVRRKRHSYARLQSADAQLPNLIQIQLSSFQKFMDEGIRRTLEDISPIEDYSGSYAVEFGEHRFEEPPVSIEECMSKDKTYAAPLFVRVRFVIKETGEVREQDVFMGDFPLMTDWGTFIINGTERVVVTQLVRSPGAYVMEPKDPTKQVLTASLMPHRGSWLEFEVETKGYVSVRIDRKRKLPVTVLLKALGFGGPEEILARFGNSWLIRNTLERDDTTSREDALLEVFRRQRPGEPVNLENAQNLVDGLFFDPKRYDLSEVGRYKVNKKLRLDVPRDVHTLTIEDIEGLLRRLLGIAEEVAEEEEFGRINYERIRHKLDEYEHFGNRRLRTVGELVQEAFRIGMYRMERVVRERMTTQDEESITPQTVVNTKPVASAIKEFFGSSQLSQFMDQTNTLAGLSHRRRLNAMGAGGLSRERAPIEVRDVHPTHYGRMCPIETPEGPNIGLIGQLSTFARVNEYGFVQTPYRKVEDGRVTDEVEYLSADEEEEYTIAQANTPVDLETGRITAETVLARSRGGDVTTVSPEEVDYMDVSPVQTVSVATSLIPFLEHDDANRALMGANMQRQAVPLLRSEAPYVGTGMEFRAATDTGDVLLARNAGTVERVTASRIVVRREDGGLDEYALRKFARSNQGTCVNQRPLVKEGEEVEAGTVLADGSSTDQGELALGKNLLVAFMPWEGYNFEDAIIISERLVKEDVLTSIHIEEYEVQARDTKLGPEEITRDIPHASDDVLMNLDADGIIRIGAEVSSGDVLVGKVTPKGESEPTPEEKLLRAIFGEKAREVKDSSLKVPHGEGGVVIDVKRFSREAGDDLPPGVNEMVRVFVATKRKIAEGDKLAGRHGNKGVISKIVPEEDMPFMEDGTPVDVILSPLGVPSRMNIGQILETHLGWAASKGLGENGGEPVFVSTPVFSGATVADINEAIDKVRRNGAAEVGMSGGGKVTLYDGRTGEPFENKITVGYMYILKLLHLVDDKIHARSTGPYSLVTQQPLGGKAQFGGQRFGEMEVWALEAYGAAHTLQELLTIKSDDRVGRVKSYEAIVKGENIPSPSVPASFKVLLKEMQSLGLSVKPIYDVEAVSEEDQERRDWDEAARALGINISREEPPGQLDDTPDTFSRGGM; this is encoded by the coding sequence TTGGTAACCCCCATCGTGCGCCGAAAGAGGCACTCCTACGCCCGTCTGCAGTCCGCTGATGCCCAGCTGCCCAACCTGATACAGATACAGCTCAGCTCCTTCCAGAAGTTCATGGACGAGGGCATCCGGCGGACGCTGGAGGACATCTCCCCCATAGAGGACTACTCGGGCTCGTATGCGGTGGAGTTCGGCGAGCACCGCTTTGAGGAGCCTCCGGTCTCCATAGAGGAGTGCATGTCCAAGGACAAGACCTACGCCGCTCCTCTGTTCGTGAGGGTCCGCTTCGTGATCAAGGAGACCGGCGAGGTGCGGGAGCAGGACGTCTTCATGGGCGACTTCCCGCTGATGACCGACTGGGGCACCTTCATCATAAACGGGACCGAGCGGGTGGTCGTCACCCAGCTCGTGCGCTCGCCCGGGGCGTACGTGATGGAGCCCAAGGACCCGACCAAGCAGGTGCTCACGGCGAGCCTCATGCCGCACCGGGGCTCGTGGCTGGAGTTCGAGGTGGAGACCAAGGGGTATGTCTCCGTCAGGATCGACCGCAAGAGGAAGCTGCCGGTCACGGTGCTGCTGAAGGCGCTGGGCTTTGGGGGACCGGAGGAGATCCTCGCGCGCTTCGGGAACTCCTGGCTGATCCGCAACACCCTGGAGCGCGACGACACCACCTCCCGGGAGGACGCGCTGCTGGAGGTCTTCCGGCGGCAGCGGCCCGGGGAGCCGGTCAACCTGGAGAACGCGCAGAACCTGGTGGACGGGCTCTTCTTCGACCCCAAGCGCTACGACCTCTCCGAGGTGGGGCGCTACAAGGTCAACAAGAAGCTCAGGCTCGACGTGCCGCGCGACGTCCACACCCTCACCATCGAGGACATCGAGGGGCTGCTGCGGCGTTTGCTCGGCATCGCCGAGGAGGTCGCCGAGGAGGAGGAGTTCGGCCGGATCAACTACGAGAGGATCCGGCACAAGCTCGACGAGTACGAGCACTTCGGCAACCGGCGCCTGAGGACCGTGGGCGAGCTTGTGCAGGAGGCGTTCCGCATCGGCATGTACCGCATGGAGCGGGTGGTGCGCGAGCGGATGACCACGCAGGACGAGGAGTCCATCACGCCGCAGACCGTGGTCAACACCAAGCCGGTGGCGAGCGCCATAAAGGAGTTCTTCGGCTCCTCGCAGCTCTCGCAGTTCATGGACCAGACCAACACCCTGGCCGGGCTCTCGCACCGGCGGCGCCTCAACGCGATGGGCGCGGGCGGCCTCAGCCGCGAGCGCGCCCCGATAGAGGTGCGCGACGTGCACCCGACGCACTACGGGCGGATGTGCCCGATAGAGACGCCGGAGGGGCCGAACATCGGGCTCATCGGCCAGCTCTCGACGTTCGCGCGGGTCAACGAGTACGGCTTCGTGCAGACCCCCTACAGGAAGGTCGAGGACGGGCGGGTCACCGACGAGGTCGAGTACCTCTCCGCCGACGAGGAGGAGGAGTACACCATAGCGCAGGCCAACACGCCGGTGGATCTGGAGACGGGCAGGATCACGGCGGAGACCGTGCTGGCCCGCAGCCGCGGCGGGGACGTGACCACCGTCTCGCCGGAGGAGGTGGACTACATGGACGTCTCCCCGGTGCAGACCGTCTCGGTGGCCACCTCGCTCATCCCCTTCCTGGAGCACGACGACGCCAACCGGGCGCTCATGGGCGCGAACATGCAGCGCCAGGCGGTGCCGCTGCTACGCAGCGAGGCGCCGTACGTGGGCACCGGGATGGAGTTCCGGGCGGCGACCGACACCGGCGACGTGCTGCTGGCGCGCAACGCGGGGACCGTCGAGCGGGTGACGGCGAGCAGGATCGTCGTGCGCCGGGAGGACGGCGGGCTGGACGAGTACGCCCTGAGGAAGTTCGCGCGTTCCAACCAGGGAACCTGCGTCAACCAGCGGCCGCTGGTGAAGGAGGGTGAGGAGGTGGAGGCGGGGACCGTGCTCGCCGACGGCTCCTCCACCGACCAGGGCGAGCTCGCGCTGGGGAAGAACCTGCTCGTGGCGTTCATGCCGTGGGAGGGGTACAACTTCGAGGACGCCATCATCATCTCCGAGCGGCTCGTCAAGGAGGACGTGCTCACCTCCATCCACATCGAGGAGTACGAGGTGCAGGCCCGCGACACCAAGCTCGGGCCCGAGGAGATCACGCGGGACATCCCGCACGCCTCCGACGACGTGCTCATGAACCTGGACGCCGACGGCATCATCCGCATCGGGGCCGAGGTCAGCTCCGGGGACGTGCTGGTGGGCAAGGTCACGCCGAAGGGCGAGAGCGAGCCGACGCCGGAGGAGAAGCTCCTGCGCGCGATCTTCGGCGAGAAGGCGCGCGAGGTGAAGGACTCCTCGCTCAAGGTGCCGCACGGCGAGGGCGGGGTCGTCATAGACGTCAAGCGCTTCAGCCGCGAGGCGGGCGACGACCTGCCGCCCGGGGTCAACGAGATGGTGCGCGTGTTCGTGGCGACCAAGCGCAAGATCGCCGAGGGCGACAAGCTCGCCGGGCGCCACGGCAACAAGGGCGTCATATCGAAGATAGTGCCCGAGGAGGACATGCCGTTCATGGAGGACGGCACGCCGGTGGACGTGATCCTCTCTCCCTTGGGGGTTCCGAGCCGGATGAACATCGGCCAGATCCTGGAGACCCACCTCGGGTGGGCCGCCAGCAAGGGGCTCGGGGAGAACGGCGGCGAGCCCGTCTTCGTCTCCACGCCCGTCTTCTCCGGCGCCACCGTGGCGGACATCAACGAGGCCATAGACAAGGTGCGCCGGAACGGGGCCGCCGAGGTCGGGATGAGCGGCGGCGGCAAGGTGACGCTCTACGACGGGCGCACCGGCGAGCCGTTCGAGAACAAGATCACCGTGGGCTACATGTACATCCTCAAGCTGCTGCACCTGGTGGACGACAAGATCCACGCCCGCTCCACGGGGCCGTACTCGCTCGTGACGCAGCAGCCGCTCGGCGGCAAGGCCCAGTTCGGGGGCCAGCGGTTCGGCGAGATGGAGGTGTGGGCGCTCGAGGCCTACGGCGCGGCGCACACCCTGCAGGAGCTCCTCACCATAAAGAGCGACGACAGGGTCGGGCGCGTCAAGAGCTACGAGGCCATCGTCAAGGGCGAGAACATACCCTCGCCCAGCGTGCCGGCCAGCTTCAAGGTGCTCCTCAAGGAGATGCAGTCGCTCGGGCTCTCCGTCAAGCCCATCTACGACGTGGAGGCCGTCTCCGAGGAGGACCAGGAGCGGCGCGACTGGGACGAGGCGGCGAGGGCTCTGGGCATCAACATCAGCCGCGAGGAGCCCCCGGGGCAGCTGGACGACACACCGGACACCTTCTCCAGAGGGGGTATGTAG
- the rplL gene encoding 50S ribosomal protein L7/L12 has translation MALSKEELIEAIENMTVLELSELVKALEERFGVSATAVAAAPAAAGAAGAEAAAAEEEKTEFDVILQDAGAKKIQVIKEVRAATGLGLKEAKALVDEAPNPVKEGLPKEEAEALKAKLEEAGATVELK, from the coding sequence ATGGCGCTGTCGAAGGAAGAGCTGATAGAGGCGATAGAGAACATGACCGTCCTGGAGCTCTCGGAGCTGGTGAAGGCCCTCGAGGAGCGCTTCGGGGTTTCGGCCACCGCCGTCGCCGCCGCCCCCGCCGCAGCCGGCGCCGCCGGAGCCGAGGCCGCGGCGGCCGAGGAGGAGAAGACCGAGTTCGACGTCATCCTGCAGGACGCGGGCGCGAAGAAGATCCAGGTCATCAAGGAGGTCCGGGCCGCCACCGGGCTGGGGCTGAAGGAGGCGAAGGCCCTGGTGGACGAGGCCCCCAACCCCGTCAAGGAGGGGCTGCCCAAGGAGGAGGCCGAGGCGCTCAAGGCCAAGCTGGAGGAGGCCGGCGCCACCGTGGAGCTGAAGTAG
- the rplJ gene encoding 50S ribosomal protein L10, with amino-acid sequence MKREQKAQIIEELAGKLRENSVVLVDYQGMDVAQSTELRRRSREAGVDFVVAKNTLTLRAAEEAGLPSLTEFLVGPTALAFSRDPVAAAKLMAEYADEIETFRLKGGLLEGSRVLNEQEVEALSKLPGRDQLIAQVVGGMAAPISGLVSVLNNTIQGLVVALGQIAEQKQAQQA; translated from the coding sequence GTGAAGCGAGAGCAGAAGGCGCAGATCATAGAGGAGCTCGCCGGGAAGCTGCGGGAGAACTCGGTGGTGCTCGTGGACTACCAGGGGATGGACGTGGCGCAGAGCACCGAGCTCAGGCGCCGCAGCCGCGAGGCGGGCGTGGACTTTGTGGTGGCGAAGAACACGCTGACGCTCAGGGCGGCGGAGGAGGCCGGGCTGCCGAGCCTGACGGAGTTTCTGGTGGGACCCACGGCGCTCGCCTTCTCCCGCGACCCGGTGGCGGCCGCCAAGCTCATGGCCGAGTACGCCGACGAGATCGAGACGTTCCGGCTGAAGGGCGGGCTGCTCGAGGGCAGCCGGGTGCTCAACGAGCAGGAGGTCGAGGCGCTCTCCAAGCTGCCCGGCCGCGACCAGCTGATCGCCCAGGTGGTCGGCGGGATGGCGGCCCCGATCTCCGGGCTGGTGAGCGTGCTGAACAACACCATCCAGGGGCTCGTGGTCGCCCTCGGCCAGATCGCCGAGCAGAAGCAGGCCCAGCAGGCGTAG